Proteins from a single region of Drosophila biarmipes strain raj3 chromosome 3R, RU_DBia_V1.1, whole genome shotgun sequence:
- the LOC108031508 gene encoding signal transducer and transcription activator isoform X4: MSLWKRISSHGDCEQRMAAYYEEKGLLDLRLCLAPWIEDRIMSEQISPNTPEQLERVALKFNEDLQQKLLSTRTASDQALKFRVVELCALIQRTSALELYSYLRTGLQKELQLVTEKSVSATAGQSMPLNPYNMNNTPMVTGYMDPSDLLAVSNSCNPAVVQNIAPIHNVQNTGGIASPALGMATPKVELYDVQHQIMQSLNEFGGCANALKLLVQNYGYMLNSTSSPNAEAAFRSLIDEKAAIVITMRRSFMYYESLHELVIHELKNWRYQQAQAGNGAPFNEGSLDDIQRCFEMLETFIAHMLAAVKETMRVRLVTEEPELTHLLEQVQNAQKNLVCSAFIVDKQPPQVMKTNTRFAASVRWLIGSQLGIHNNPPTVECIIMSEMQSQRFVTRNTQVDNSSLSGQSSGEILNASSTMEYQQNNHVFSASFRNMQLKKIKRAEKKGTESVMDEKFALFFYTTTTVNDFQIRVWTLSLPVVVIVHGNQEPQSWATITWDNAFAEIVRDPFVITDRVTWAQLSVALNIKFGSCTGRSLTIDNLDFLYEKLQREERTEYITWNQFCKEPLPDRSFTFWEWFFAIMKLTKDHMLGMWKAGCIMGFINKAKAHADLLRSVYGIGTFLLRFSDSELGGVTIAYVNPLGEVTMLAPWTARDFQVLNLADRIRDLDVLCWLHPSDRNASPVKRDVAFGEFYSKRQEPEPLVLDPVTGYVKSTLHVHVCSNGDNVSTAGTPHHHGAQENMQLGNGDFGMTDFDSMGTFDNF, translated from the exons ATGAGCCTGTGGAAGCGCATCTCCAGCCATGGCGACTGCGAGCAGCGTATGGCGGCTTACTACGAGGAGAAGGGTCTGCTCGACCTGCGCCTCTGCTTGGCGCCCTGGATCGAAGACAGGATAAT GTCCGAGCAGATTTCACCCAACACCCCCGAGCAGTTGGAGCGCGTGGCCCTCAAGTTCAACGAAGATCTGCAGCAGAAGCTTCTCTCCACGCGCACCGCCAGCGACCAGGCCCTCAAGTTCCGAGTGGTGGAGCTCTGCGCCCTCATTCAACGCACCTCCGCGCTCGAGCTGTACTCGTACCTGCGCACCGGCCTACAAAAGGAGCTGCAACTGGTCACCGAGAAGAGCGTATCTGCCACCGCAGGCCAATCGATGCCGCTCAATCCCTACAACATGAACAACACGCCCATGGTTACCGGCTACATGGACCCCAGTGACCTGCTGGCGGTGTCCAATAGCTGTAATCCGGCCGTGGTCCAGAACATAGCTCCCATTCACAATGTGCAAAATACGGGCGGCATTGCGTCCCCAGCCCTCGGCATGGCCACGCCCAAGGTGGAGCTGTACGATGTGCAGCACCAGATCATGCAGAGCCTCAATGAGTTCGGTGGCTGTGCCAACGCTTTGAAGCTGCTTGTCCAGAACTACGGATACATGTTGAACTCCACATCCTCGCCGAACGCGGAGGCTGCCTTCAGAAGTCTGATTGATGAGAAGGCGGCCATTGTGATCACAATGCGTCGCAGCTTTATGTACTACGAGTCGCTGCACGAGCTGGTCATTCACGAGTTGAAGAACTGGCGCTACCAGCAAGCACAAGCCGGAAACGGAGCCCCATTCAATGAGGGCTCCCTGGACGACATCCAGCGCTGCTTTGAGATGCTCGAAACATTTATAGCCCACATGCTGGCTGCCGTTAAGGAGACGATGCGCGTCCGTCTCGTCACAGAAGAGCCGGAGCTAACACATCTGCTTGAACAGGTGCAAAATGCGCAAAAGAACTTGGTCTGCTCAGCCTTCATCGTGGACAAGCAGCCGCCACAGGTGATGAAGACCAACACACGGTTCGCAGCTTCCGTGCGCTGGCTTATAGGCTCCCAGCTGGGTATCCACAACAACCCGCCCACTGTTGAATGCATCATTATGTCAG AAATGCAGTCGCAACGCTTTGTCACTCGCAACACACAGGTGGACAACAGCAGCCTGTCCGGTCAATCATCCGGCGAGATACTGAATGCCTCCAGCACCATGGAGTACCAGCAGAACAACCACGTGTTCTCTGCCAGCTTCCGAAACATGCAGCTGAAGAAGATCAAGCGAGCAGAGAAGAAGGGCACCGAAAGCGTTATGGATGAGAAGTTTGCCCTTTTCTTTTACACCACCACCACAGTAAACGATTTCCAGATCCGGGTGTGGACCCTGTCCCTGCCCGTTGTGGTGATCGTCCACGGCAACCAGGAGCCCCAGTCCTGGGCCACTATTACATGGGACAACGCGTTTGCTGAGATTGTACGCGATCCCTTCGTGATTACCGACCGTGTTACCTGGGCCCAACTGTCGGTGGCACTTAACATAAAATTCGGATCATGCACAGGGCGCTCACTGACTATTGATAACCTGGACTTCCTTT ACGAGAAGCTCCAGCGTGAGGAGCGAACTGAGTACATTACGTGGAACCAGTTCTGCAAGGAGCCCCTGCCCGACAGGTCGTTCACCTTCTGGGAGTGGTTCTTCGCCATCATGAAACTCACCAAAGACCACATGTTGGGCATGTGGAAGGCTGGCTGCATCATGGGCTTCATCAACAAGGCCAAGGCCCATGCTGACCTGCTGCGTTCAGTCTATGGCATCGGTACCTTCCTGCTCCGCTTCTCCGACAGCGAGCTGG GTGGAGTCACCATCGCCTATGTAAACCCATTGGGAGAAGTCACCATGCTGGCCCCATGGACTGCCCGTGACTTCCAGGTGCTGAACCTGGCCGATCGCATTCGTGATTTGGATGTGCTGTGCTGGCTGCATCCTAGCGATCGTAACGCGAGCCCCGTGAAAAGGGATGTCGCCTTCGGCGAGTTCTACTCGAAGCGTCAAG AACCCGAACCCCTCGTTCTAGATCCCGTGACCGGCTATGTGAAGAGCACATTGCACGTCCACGTTTGTAGCAATGGGGACAACGTATCCACTGCTGGAACACCGCATCACCACGGTGCACAGGAGAACATGCAATTGGGAAA TGGTGACTTTGGAATGACGGACTTCGATTCGATGGGGACCTTTGATAACTTTTAA
- the LOC108031508 gene encoding signal transducer and transcription activator isoform X1 has translation MSLWKRISSHGDCEQRMAAYYEEKGLLDLRLCLAPWIEDRIMSEQISPNTPEQLERVALKFNEDLQQKLLSTRTASDQALKFRVVELCALIQRTSALELYSYLRTGLQKELQLVTEKSVSATAGQSMPLNPYNMNNTPMVTGYMDPSDLLAVSNSCNPAVVQNIAPIHNVQNTGGIASPALGMATPKVELYDVQHQIMQSLNEFGGCANALKLLVQNYGYMLNSTSSPNAEAAFRSLIDEKAAIVITMRRSFMYYESLHELVIHELKNWRYQQAQAGNGAPFNEGSLDDIQRCFEMLETFIAHMLAAVKETMRVRLVTEEPELTHLLEQVQNAQKNLVCSAFIVDKQPPQVMKTNTRFAASVRWLIGSQLGIHNNPPTVECIIMSEMQSQRFVTRNTQVDNSSLSGQSSGEILNASSTMEYQQNNHVFSASFRNMQLKKIKRAEKKGTESVMDEKFALFFYTTTTVNDFQIRVWTLSLPVVVIVHGNQEPQSWATITWDNAFAEIVRDPFVITDRVTWAQLSVALNIKFGSCTGRSLTIDNLDFLYEKLQREERTEYITWNQFCKEPLPDRSFTFWEWFFAIMKLTKDHMLGMWKAGCIMGFINKAKAHADLLRSVYGIGTFLLRFSDSELGGVTIAYVNPLGEVTMLAPWTARDFQVLNLADRIRDLDVLCWLHPSDRNASPVKRDVAFGEFYSKRQEPEPLVLDPVTGYVKSTLHVHVCSNGDNVSTAGTPHHHGAQENMQLGNFSPQSTCIFSSPAPPEESDSDASETAEALANYVNTAPPNDPLLGVISNALMKSVNCPGDFGMTDFDSMGTFDNF, from the exons ATGAGCCTGTGGAAGCGCATCTCCAGCCATGGCGACTGCGAGCAGCGTATGGCGGCTTACTACGAGGAGAAGGGTCTGCTCGACCTGCGCCTCTGCTTGGCGCCCTGGATCGAAGACAGGATAAT GTCCGAGCAGATTTCACCCAACACCCCCGAGCAGTTGGAGCGCGTGGCCCTCAAGTTCAACGAAGATCTGCAGCAGAAGCTTCTCTCCACGCGCACCGCCAGCGACCAGGCCCTCAAGTTCCGAGTGGTGGAGCTCTGCGCCCTCATTCAACGCACCTCCGCGCTCGAGCTGTACTCGTACCTGCGCACCGGCCTACAAAAGGAGCTGCAACTGGTCACCGAGAAGAGCGTATCTGCCACCGCAGGCCAATCGATGCCGCTCAATCCCTACAACATGAACAACACGCCCATGGTTACCGGCTACATGGACCCCAGTGACCTGCTGGCGGTGTCCAATAGCTGTAATCCGGCCGTGGTCCAGAACATAGCTCCCATTCACAATGTGCAAAATACGGGCGGCATTGCGTCCCCAGCCCTCGGCATGGCCACGCCCAAGGTGGAGCTGTACGATGTGCAGCACCAGATCATGCAGAGCCTCAATGAGTTCGGTGGCTGTGCCAACGCTTTGAAGCTGCTTGTCCAGAACTACGGATACATGTTGAACTCCACATCCTCGCCGAACGCGGAGGCTGCCTTCAGAAGTCTGATTGATGAGAAGGCGGCCATTGTGATCACAATGCGTCGCAGCTTTATGTACTACGAGTCGCTGCACGAGCTGGTCATTCACGAGTTGAAGAACTGGCGCTACCAGCAAGCACAAGCCGGAAACGGAGCCCCATTCAATGAGGGCTCCCTGGACGACATCCAGCGCTGCTTTGAGATGCTCGAAACATTTATAGCCCACATGCTGGCTGCCGTTAAGGAGACGATGCGCGTCCGTCTCGTCACAGAAGAGCCGGAGCTAACACATCTGCTTGAACAGGTGCAAAATGCGCAAAAGAACTTGGTCTGCTCAGCCTTCATCGTGGACAAGCAGCCGCCACAGGTGATGAAGACCAACACACGGTTCGCAGCTTCCGTGCGCTGGCTTATAGGCTCCCAGCTGGGTATCCACAACAACCCGCCCACTGTTGAATGCATCATTATGTCAG AAATGCAGTCGCAACGCTTTGTCACTCGCAACACACAGGTGGACAACAGCAGCCTGTCCGGTCAATCATCCGGCGAGATACTGAATGCCTCCAGCACCATGGAGTACCAGCAGAACAACCACGTGTTCTCTGCCAGCTTCCGAAACATGCAGCTGAAGAAGATCAAGCGAGCAGAGAAGAAGGGCACCGAAAGCGTTATGGATGAGAAGTTTGCCCTTTTCTTTTACACCACCACCACAGTAAACGATTTCCAGATCCGGGTGTGGACCCTGTCCCTGCCCGTTGTGGTGATCGTCCACGGCAACCAGGAGCCCCAGTCCTGGGCCACTATTACATGGGACAACGCGTTTGCTGAGATTGTACGCGATCCCTTCGTGATTACCGACCGTGTTACCTGGGCCCAACTGTCGGTGGCACTTAACATAAAATTCGGATCATGCACAGGGCGCTCACTGACTATTGATAACCTGGACTTCCTTT ACGAGAAGCTCCAGCGTGAGGAGCGAACTGAGTACATTACGTGGAACCAGTTCTGCAAGGAGCCCCTGCCCGACAGGTCGTTCACCTTCTGGGAGTGGTTCTTCGCCATCATGAAACTCACCAAAGACCACATGTTGGGCATGTGGAAGGCTGGCTGCATCATGGGCTTCATCAACAAGGCCAAGGCCCATGCTGACCTGCTGCGTTCAGTCTATGGCATCGGTACCTTCCTGCTCCGCTTCTCCGACAGCGAGCTGG GTGGAGTCACCATCGCCTATGTAAACCCATTGGGAGAAGTCACCATGCTGGCCCCATGGACTGCCCGTGACTTCCAGGTGCTGAACCTGGCCGATCGCATTCGTGATTTGGATGTGCTGTGCTGGCTGCATCCTAGCGATCGTAACGCGAGCCCCGTGAAAAGGGATGTCGCCTTCGGCGAGTTCTACTCGAAGCGTCAAG AACCCGAACCCCTCGTTCTAGATCCCGTGACCGGCTATGTGAAGAGCACATTGCACGTCCACGTTTGTAGCAATGGGGACAACGTATCCACTGCTGGAACACCGCATCACCACGGTGCACAGGAGAACATGCAATTGGGAAA TTTCTCGCCGCAAAGCACCTGCATTTTCTCTAGCCCAGCCCCACCAGAGGAATCAGATTCCGATGCTAGCGAAACGGCCGAGGCCCTAGCGAATTATGTGAATACCGCTCCACCCAACGACCCCCTGCTGGGTGTAATCAGTAATGCCCTAATGAAGAGCGTCAATTGTCC TGGTGACTTTGGAATGACGGACTTCGATTCGATGGGGACCTTTGATAACTTTTAA
- the LOC108031508 gene encoding signal transducer and transcription activator isoform X6 → MPLNPYNMNNTPMVTGYMDPSDLLAVSNSCNPAVVQNIAPIHNVQNTGGIASPALGMATPKVELYDVQHQIMQSLNEFGGCANALKLLVQNYGYMLNSTSSPNAEAAFRSLIDEKAAIVITMRRSFMYYESLHELVIHELKNWRYQQAQAGNGAPFNEGSLDDIQRCFEMLETFIAHMLAAVKETMRVRLVTEEPELTHLLEQVQNAQKNLVCSAFIVDKQPPQVMKTNTRFAASVRWLIGSQLGIHNNPPTVECIIMSEMQSQRFVTRNTQVDNSSLSGQSSGEILNASSTMEYQQNNHVFSASFRNMQLKKIKRAEKKGTESVMDEKFALFFYTTTTVNDFQIRVWTLSLPVVVIVHGNQEPQSWATITWDNAFAEIVRDPFVITDRVTWAQLSVALNIKFGSCTGRSLTIDNLDFLYEKLQREERTEYITWNQFCKEPLPDRSFTFWEWFFAIMKLTKDHMLGMWKAGCIMGFINKAKAHADLLRSVYGIGTFLLRFSDSELGGVTIAYVNPLGEVTMLAPWTARDFQVLNLADRIRDLDVLCWLHPSDRNASPVKRDVAFGEFYSKRQEPEPLVLDPVTGYVKSTLHVHVCSNGDNVSTAGTPHHHGAQENMQLGNFSPQSTCIFSSPAPPEESDSDASETAEALANYVNTAPPNDPLLGVISNALMKSVNCPGDFGMTDFDSMGTFDNF, encoded by the exons ATGCCGCTCAATCCCTACAACATGAACAACACGCCCATGGTTACCGGCTACATGGACCCCAGTGACCTGCTGGCGGTGTCCAATAGCTGTAATCCGGCCGTGGTCCAGAACATAGCTCCCATTCACAATGTGCAAAATACGGGCGGCATTGCGTCCCCAGCCCTCGGCATGGCCACGCCCAAGGTGGAGCTGTACGATGTGCAGCACCAGATCATGCAGAGCCTCAATGAGTTCGGTGGCTGTGCCAACGCTTTGAAGCTGCTTGTCCAGAACTACGGATACATGTTGAACTCCACATCCTCGCCGAACGCGGAGGCTGCCTTCAGAAGTCTGATTGATGAGAAGGCGGCCATTGTGATCACAATGCGTCGCAGCTTTATGTACTACGAGTCGCTGCACGAGCTGGTCATTCACGAGTTGAAGAACTGGCGCTACCAGCAAGCACAAGCCGGAAACGGAGCCCCATTCAATGAGGGCTCCCTGGACGACATCCAGCGCTGCTTTGAGATGCTCGAAACATTTATAGCCCACATGCTGGCTGCCGTTAAGGAGACGATGCGCGTCCGTCTCGTCACAGAAGAGCCGGAGCTAACACATCTGCTTGAACAGGTGCAAAATGCGCAAAAGAACTTGGTCTGCTCAGCCTTCATCGTGGACAAGCAGCCGCCACAGGTGATGAAGACCAACACACGGTTCGCAGCTTCCGTGCGCTGGCTTATAGGCTCCCAGCTGGGTATCCACAACAACCCGCCCACTGTTGAATGCATCATTATGTCAG AAATGCAGTCGCAACGCTTTGTCACTCGCAACACACAGGTGGACAACAGCAGCCTGTCCGGTCAATCATCCGGCGAGATACTGAATGCCTCCAGCACCATGGAGTACCAGCAGAACAACCACGTGTTCTCTGCCAGCTTCCGAAACATGCAGCTGAAGAAGATCAAGCGAGCAGAGAAGAAGGGCACCGAAAGCGTTATGGATGAGAAGTTTGCCCTTTTCTTTTACACCACCACCACAGTAAACGATTTCCAGATCCGGGTGTGGACCCTGTCCCTGCCCGTTGTGGTGATCGTCCACGGCAACCAGGAGCCCCAGTCCTGGGCCACTATTACATGGGACAACGCGTTTGCTGAGATTGTACGCGATCCCTTCGTGATTACCGACCGTGTTACCTGGGCCCAACTGTCGGTGGCACTTAACATAAAATTCGGATCATGCACAGGGCGCTCACTGACTATTGATAACCTGGACTTCCTTT ACGAGAAGCTCCAGCGTGAGGAGCGAACTGAGTACATTACGTGGAACCAGTTCTGCAAGGAGCCCCTGCCCGACAGGTCGTTCACCTTCTGGGAGTGGTTCTTCGCCATCATGAAACTCACCAAAGACCACATGTTGGGCATGTGGAAGGCTGGCTGCATCATGGGCTTCATCAACAAGGCCAAGGCCCATGCTGACCTGCTGCGTTCAGTCTATGGCATCGGTACCTTCCTGCTCCGCTTCTCCGACAGCGAGCTGG GTGGAGTCACCATCGCCTATGTAAACCCATTGGGAGAAGTCACCATGCTGGCCCCATGGACTGCCCGTGACTTCCAGGTGCTGAACCTGGCCGATCGCATTCGTGATTTGGATGTGCTGTGCTGGCTGCATCCTAGCGATCGTAACGCGAGCCCCGTGAAAAGGGATGTCGCCTTCGGCGAGTTCTACTCGAAGCGTCAAG AACCCGAACCCCTCGTTCTAGATCCCGTGACCGGCTATGTGAAGAGCACATTGCACGTCCACGTTTGTAGCAATGGGGACAACGTATCCACTGCTGGAACACCGCATCACCACGGTGCACAGGAGAACATGCAATTGGGAAA TTTCTCGCCGCAAAGCACCTGCATTTTCTCTAGCCCAGCCCCACCAGAGGAATCAGATTCCGATGCTAGCGAAACGGCCGAGGCCCTAGCGAATTATGTGAATACCGCTCCACCCAACGACCCCCTGCTGGGTGTAATCAGTAATGCCCTAATGAAGAGCGTCAATTGTCC TGGTGACTTTGGAATGACGGACTTCGATTCGATGGGGACCTTTGATAACTTTTAA
- the LOC108031508 gene encoding signal transducer and transcription activator isoform X5: MSLWKRISSHGDCEQRMAAYYEEKGLLDLRLCLAPWIEDRIMSEQISPNTPEQLERVALKFNEDLQQKLLSTRTASDQALKFRVVELCALIQRTSALELYSYLRTGLQKELQLVTEKSVSATAGQSMPLNPYNMNNTPMVTGYMDPSDLLAVSNSCNPAVVQNIAPIHNVQNTGGIASPALGMATPKVELYDVQHQIMQSLNEFGGCANALKLLVQNYGYMLNSTSSPNAEAAFRSLIDEKAAIVITMRRSFMYYESLHELVIHELKNWRYQQAQAGNGAPFNEGSLDDIQRCFEMLETFIAHMLAAVKETMRVRLVTEEPELTHLLEQVQNAQKNLVCSAFIVDKQPPQVMKTNTRFAASVRWLIGSQLGIHNNPPTVECIIMSEMQSQRFVTRNTQVDNSSLSGQSSGEILNASSTMEYQQNNHVFSASFRNMQLKKIKRAEKKGTESVMDEKFALFFYTTTTVNDFQIRVWTLSLPVVVIVHGNQEPQSWATITWDNAFAEIVRDPFVITDRVTWAQLSVALNIKFGSCTGRSLTIDNLDFLYEKLQREERTEYITWNQFCKEPLPDRSFTFWEWFFAIMKLTKDHMLGMWKAGCIMGFINKAKAHADLLRSVYGIGTFLLRFSDSELGGVTIAYVNPLGEVTMLAPWTARDFQVLNLADRIRDLDVLCWLHPSDRNASPVKRDVAFGEFYSKRQDPVTGYVKSTLHVHVCSNGDNVSTAGTPHHHGAQENMQLGNGDFGMTDFDSMGTFDNF; this comes from the exons ATGAGCCTGTGGAAGCGCATCTCCAGCCATGGCGACTGCGAGCAGCGTATGGCGGCTTACTACGAGGAGAAGGGTCTGCTCGACCTGCGCCTCTGCTTGGCGCCCTGGATCGAAGACAGGATAAT GTCCGAGCAGATTTCACCCAACACCCCCGAGCAGTTGGAGCGCGTGGCCCTCAAGTTCAACGAAGATCTGCAGCAGAAGCTTCTCTCCACGCGCACCGCCAGCGACCAGGCCCTCAAGTTCCGAGTGGTGGAGCTCTGCGCCCTCATTCAACGCACCTCCGCGCTCGAGCTGTACTCGTACCTGCGCACCGGCCTACAAAAGGAGCTGCAACTGGTCACCGAGAAGAGCGTATCTGCCACCGCAGGCCAATCGATGCCGCTCAATCCCTACAACATGAACAACACGCCCATGGTTACCGGCTACATGGACCCCAGTGACCTGCTGGCGGTGTCCAATAGCTGTAATCCGGCCGTGGTCCAGAACATAGCTCCCATTCACAATGTGCAAAATACGGGCGGCATTGCGTCCCCAGCCCTCGGCATGGCCACGCCCAAGGTGGAGCTGTACGATGTGCAGCACCAGATCATGCAGAGCCTCAATGAGTTCGGTGGCTGTGCCAACGCTTTGAAGCTGCTTGTCCAGAACTACGGATACATGTTGAACTCCACATCCTCGCCGAACGCGGAGGCTGCCTTCAGAAGTCTGATTGATGAGAAGGCGGCCATTGTGATCACAATGCGTCGCAGCTTTATGTACTACGAGTCGCTGCACGAGCTGGTCATTCACGAGTTGAAGAACTGGCGCTACCAGCAAGCACAAGCCGGAAACGGAGCCCCATTCAATGAGGGCTCCCTGGACGACATCCAGCGCTGCTTTGAGATGCTCGAAACATTTATAGCCCACATGCTGGCTGCCGTTAAGGAGACGATGCGCGTCCGTCTCGTCACAGAAGAGCCGGAGCTAACACATCTGCTTGAACAGGTGCAAAATGCGCAAAAGAACTTGGTCTGCTCAGCCTTCATCGTGGACAAGCAGCCGCCACAGGTGATGAAGACCAACACACGGTTCGCAGCTTCCGTGCGCTGGCTTATAGGCTCCCAGCTGGGTATCCACAACAACCCGCCCACTGTTGAATGCATCATTATGTCAG AAATGCAGTCGCAACGCTTTGTCACTCGCAACACACAGGTGGACAACAGCAGCCTGTCCGGTCAATCATCCGGCGAGATACTGAATGCCTCCAGCACCATGGAGTACCAGCAGAACAACCACGTGTTCTCTGCCAGCTTCCGAAACATGCAGCTGAAGAAGATCAAGCGAGCAGAGAAGAAGGGCACCGAAAGCGTTATGGATGAGAAGTTTGCCCTTTTCTTTTACACCACCACCACAGTAAACGATTTCCAGATCCGGGTGTGGACCCTGTCCCTGCCCGTTGTGGTGATCGTCCACGGCAACCAGGAGCCCCAGTCCTGGGCCACTATTACATGGGACAACGCGTTTGCTGAGATTGTACGCGATCCCTTCGTGATTACCGACCGTGTTACCTGGGCCCAACTGTCGGTGGCACTTAACATAAAATTCGGATCATGCACAGGGCGCTCACTGACTATTGATAACCTGGACTTCCTTT ACGAGAAGCTCCAGCGTGAGGAGCGAACTGAGTACATTACGTGGAACCAGTTCTGCAAGGAGCCCCTGCCCGACAGGTCGTTCACCTTCTGGGAGTGGTTCTTCGCCATCATGAAACTCACCAAAGACCACATGTTGGGCATGTGGAAGGCTGGCTGCATCATGGGCTTCATCAACAAGGCCAAGGCCCATGCTGACCTGCTGCGTTCAGTCTATGGCATCGGTACCTTCCTGCTCCGCTTCTCCGACAGCGAGCTGG GTGGAGTCACCATCGCCTATGTAAACCCATTGGGAGAAGTCACCATGCTGGCCCCATGGACTGCCCGTGACTTCCAGGTGCTGAACCTGGCCGATCGCATTCGTGATTTGGATGTGCTGTGCTGGCTGCATCCTAGCGATCGTAACGCGAGCCCCGTGAAAAGGGATGTCGCCTTCGGCGAGTTCTACTCGAAGCGTCAAG ATCCCGTGACCGGCTATGTGAAGAGCACATTGCACGTCCACGTTTGTAGCAATGGGGACAACGTATCCACTGCTGGAACACCGCATCACCACGGTGCACAGGAGAACATGCAATTGGGAAA TGGTGACTTTGGAATGACGGACTTCGATTCGATGGGGACCTTTGATAACTTTTAA